Within the Arthrobacter caoxuetaonis genome, the region CGGAACGCTCCGTCAACAAGGTCCCCGTGACCATGGCTGACGGCCGCAGCTTCGAACTGGACCACGGTGCCGTGACGATCGCCTCGATCACGTCCTGCACCAACACGTCCAACCCCTCGGTGATGATGGCGGCTGCCGTGCTGGCACGCAACGCCGTCGAAAAGGGCCTCGTTGCCCAGCCGTGGGTCAAGACCTCCGTTGCCCCGGGCTCGAAGGTTGTCACGGACTACTACGAGAAGTCCGGCCTGATCCCGTACCTGGAGAAGCTTGGCTTCTTCGTGGTCGGCTACGGCTGCGCCACCTGCATCGGCAACTCCGGTCCGCTTGAAGAGGAAATCTCCGAAGCGATCAACGAAGCCGACCTCGCCGTCACCGCAGTGCTTTCGGGCAACCGCAACTTCGAAGGCCGCATCAACCCGGACGTGAAGATGAACTACCTGGCCTCCCCGCCGCTGGTAGTTGCCTACGCACTGGCCGGCACCATGGACTTCGACTTCGAGAACGATGCCCTGGGCCAGGACGCCGACGGCAACGACATCTTCCTGAAGGACATCTGGCCGAACCCGGTCGAGGTGCAGGAAATCATCGATGCCTCCATCGACAAGGAAATGTTCACCGACAGCTACGGCACCATCTTCGAAGGTGACGATCGGTGGAAGTCCCTCCCGACCCCCGAAGGTGCAACCTTCGAATGGGATACGGAGTCCACGTACGTCCGGAAGCCCCCGTACTTCGAAGGCATGAAGGCACAGCCCGAGCCCGTCGAGAACATCGAAGGCGCCCGCGTACTCCTGAAGCTGGGCGACTCGGTCACCACCGACCACATCTCCCCGGCAGGTTCCTTCAAGTCCGACACCCCGGCCGGCAAGTACCTGCTGGAGCACGGTGTTGCCCGCAAGGACTTCAACTCCTACGGTTCGCGCCGTGGAAACCACGAAGTCATGATCCGCGGCACCTTCGCCAACATCCGCATCAAGAACCAGCTGCTCGACGGCGTTGAAGGCGGCTTCACCCGCGACTTCAGCCAGGCCGACGCTCCGCAGGCTGCCGTTTACGATGCCGCGATGAATTACCAGGCTGCCGGCACCCCGCTGGTCGTCCTGGCCGGCAAGGAATACGGCTCCGGCTCCTCGCGTGACTGGGCCGCCAAGGGCACCGCACTGCTGGGCGTCAAGGCCGTCATCGCCGAGAGCTACGAGCGCATCCACCGCTCCAACCTCATTGGCATGGGCGTCCTTCCGCTGCAGTACCCGGCCGGCGTCAACGCCGAGTCTCTGGGCCTGACCGGCACCGAGACCTTCTCCGTCGAGGGCGTCACCGAGCTGAACAACGGCACCACCCCGAAGACCGTCAAGGTCACCGCGGTGCCGGAGTCCGGCGAAGCCATCACCTTCGATGCGGTCCTGCGCATCGATACCCCGGGTGAGGCTGACTACTACCGCAACGGCGGCATCCTGCAGTACGTACTCCGCCAGATCTCGGCGAAGTAGGCACAGCAGCCCGCTTGGGCTCAACGCCCCGTTTGTCCGTGTTCCGAGAAATCGGACCGGGGAAACGGGGCGTTTTGCGTTCCTGAGGAATCCTCCGGCCCTGCGCAGGCGTTAGAGTTAAACGTTGTGACGGTGCGTTTGCCCGTTGCCTATGACGCAAGGGAGGCGCCCTTTTGGGACTTCTGGAAACCATCCGTGATCCGCAGGACCTCAGCAAGCTGAGTGACGCGCAGCTCTCGGCACTGGCAGGGGAGATTCGTTCCTTCCTCATCACCAATGTTGCCCAGACCGGAGGGCATCTTGGCCCTAACCTCGGCGTCGTGGAACTGACCATGGGCATCCACCGGGTCTTCGACTCGCCCCGGGACAGCATCGTCTTTGACACGGGCCACCAGTCCTATGTCCACAAGATCCTCACCGGCCGGCAGGATTTCTCCACCCTGCGCCAGCAGGGCGGCCTGTCCGGTTATCCCTCACGGGCTGAATCCGTGCACGACATCGTGGAAAGCTCCCACGCTTCCTCCTCGCTGTCCTGGGCGGACGGCATCTCGCGTGCCCGGCAGCTCACCGGCGAAGGTGACCGGTACACCGTTGTCATGGTGGGCGACGGTGCCCTGACCGGGGGCATGGCGTGGGAAGCACTGAACAACATTGCCGCCGACCAGCGCAGGCGCGTAGTGATCGTCGTCAATGACAACGGCCGGTCCTACGCACCGACGATCGGCGGAGTTGCCGATTACCTCGCATCGCTGCGCCCGACCATCGACGCCGTACGCACGCACCAGATGTATGAGAACACCATGGACTGGTGGAAGGGGCGTCTGCAGAACGGGGGACCGGTCGGCCGCTTTGCCTACCACAGCCTCCATGCAGCCAAGAAGGGCGTCAAGGACTGGTGGGCACCCCAGGGCCTCTTCGAAGACCTGGGCATGAAGTACGTCGGACCGATCGACGGCCATGACCTGGCAGCGGTGGAGCAGGCGCTGGTCAAGGCCAAGAACTTCGGCGGACCGGTGATCGTGCACGCCATCACCGAAAAGGGCCACGGCTATGCCCCGGCCCGCGCCCATGTGGAGGACCAGTTCCACGCCGTCGGCGTCATTGACCCGGAGACGGGTGCGCCGGTTTCCGCCGGTGGAAAACAGTCCTGGACCTCTGTCTTCGCGACGGAAATCGCCGAGATTGCTGACGAGCGCAAGGACATTGTCGGCATTACCGGTGCCATGCTGATCCCGGTGGGACTGCACCGCATGGCCGAGAAGCATCCGGAACGGGTGTTCGACGTCGGCATCGCCGAGCAGCACGCCCTCACCTCTGCTGCCGGCATGGCCTATGGCGGCCTGCATCCCGTCGTCGCGCTTTACGCGACGTTCCTGAACCGTGCCTTTGACCAGTTGCTGATGGACATCGCGCTGCACAAAGCCGGCGTGACCATCGTGCTGGACCGTGCCGGTGTGACTGGACCCGACGGTGCCAGCCACCACGGCATGTGGGACATGTCCATGCTGCAGATCGTCCCCGGCCTGCACCTAGCCGCTCCGCGCGACGCCACGAGGCTGAAGGAGGAGCTGCGCGAGGCAGTCGCCATTTCCGATGCTCCCAGCGTGGTGCGTTTCTCCAAGGGAACCGTTGGACCCGATGTCGACGCCGAGGACAGCACCGAAGACGGCGTGGACATCCTGGCGCGGCGGCCTTCCGGCGACAGCCGCAACGACGTCCTGATCGTCAGCGTTGGCGCCATGGCCGAGATGGCACTTGACGTGGCTGACCGGCTGGGCGCGCAGGGCATCAGCTCCACCGTGGTTGACCCGCGCTGGGTACTGCCCGTCCCGCGTTCGATCATTCGGCTGGCCGCAGAGCACCGGATCGTCATTGTGATCGAGGACGGTGTGCGTGCCGGCGGGGTGGGTTCGCGGATCCGCCAGGAAATGCGCGCTGCCGGAGTGGACACTGCCCTGAACGAGGTGGGTCTGCCGGCCGAATTCCTGGACCACGGCACGCGTGCAGAGGTCCTGGAGCGGGTGGGACTGACCGCCCGCCAGGTGGCAAGCGACGTCGTCGGACAGGTGCTGGGCACCAAGGTTCCGTTTGCCCGGCCGCTTCCAGGGCAGCCGGCACCAACAGGACAGATTCCAAAGATCAAGTAGGCTCCGCGGCCCGGCGGGGCAAGGAAAGAAGGTGGCGTTCATGCCAAACGACCTCCCCGAACTCGCCGTCACCGGAGCCACCGGTGCGCTGGGCGGCATGGTGGCGCGCCTGCTGGCTGAAGCGGACGTTCCGCAGCGGCTCCTGGCGCGGCACACGGCCAGGATGCCGCATCTGCCCAACACTCCGGTTTTCGCCACGTCCTATGCGGACAGGGAGCATGCCGAGCGCGCGCTCCAGGGCGTGAAGACACTTTTCATGGTCTCCGCCGCGGAAAACCCGTACCGCGCCCAGGACCAGCGGACCTTTATCGACGCGGCGAAGGAGGCGGGCGTCCAGCACGTGGTCTACACGTCCTTCATGGGCGCGGCGCCCCATGACGTGTTCACCCTGGGGCGTGACCATTGGGACACCGAGGAGTACATCAAGGCGAACGGCCTGAAGTACACCTTCCTGAGGAACTGCTTCTACCAGGACATCCTGCCCTCCTTTGCAGGGCGCGACGGCGTCATCCGCGGCCCGGCTGCCGACGGAAAGTTCGCGCCGGTGGCACGCAGCGACGTCGCCCGTTCCGCCGCCCGGATCCTCACCTTCCCCCGGGAGCATGAGGACCGGATCTACACCCTCACCGGACCGCAGGCGATCACCATGGAACAGGTAGCCAAAATCCTGTCCCGCGTCACCGGGGAGGACATCACGTATCACGCCGAATCGCTGGATGAAGCAGTTGAGTCCCGGCGCCGTGCCGGAGCCAGTGACTGGCAGGCGGTGGCTTGGGCAACCAGTTATGCGGCCATTGCCACGGGTGAACTTTCCCAGGTGAGTGATGACGTCGCGTTGCTCACCGGGGTGGCTCCGCTGAGCTTCGAGGACCATTTGCTGCGCGAAGAATAAAGTTCAGCGGCGGCCTCTTCCCAATCGGCAGGTGCGTGCCTAGGGTCGAAAACATGGCACATACACCCGGGGATCGCGTTGAGGATTTCCTGCGCGAATGCACCATTACCGGTTTGGACGAGTCCGACGCGACGCCTGCCGCGGACCTGTACGGGATGTACATCATCTGGTGCGAACAGGCCGAGCTCGAACCGGTTTCGACGGCCCTGTTCTCCCGCCGGGTCAAGGCCAGCGGCATCCGGCCCACGCGCCGCCGCCGGGAGAACGTGTATGCAGGACTGCTGCCCACCGGGCCCGTCCCTGTCCAGTACATCCTGGAAACGGACAAACCGCCGAGCCCCAACGGGCTGAGTCTTTTCGGCGCCTAGCTTGTTGTTCCAGCGTCGGGACGCATGCTGTTGATAGCGTGGCAGGATGACCACCTACAACAGACTTGGCACTTCCGGCCTCACCGTTTCGACTGTCGGGCTCGGCTGCAACAACCTCGGCCGGGCAGGCACCGCCACCGAATCCCAGGAGGGGACCGACGCCGTCGTGCATACCGCGGTGGACGCGGGCATTACCCTGTTCGATACTGCGGACACCTACGGCGCTGAGCCGGGCCTCAGCGAAATCCGGTTGGGGAAAGCCCTCGGATCACGCCGGGGCGACGTCGTCGTTGCGACGAAGTTCGGCATGGACATGCAGGGGGCCAACGGACCGGACTTCGGTGCACGCGGCTCCCGCCGCTACATCGTGACGGCGGCGGAGGCATCTCTTCGCCGGCTGGGCACGGATTGGATCGACCTCTACCAGTTCCACACGCCGGACCCGCTGACTCCGATTGATGAAACCCTCGCCGCACTGGATGACCTCGTGACCAGCGGCAAGGTCCGGTACATCGGGCACTCGAACCGCAGCGGCTGGCAGATTGCCGAGGCCGAATTCACGGCACGGATCAAGGGAACGACGCGTTTTATCTCGGCACAGAACCATTACAACCTGCTGGACCGCCGGGCTGAGCTCGAAGTCACTCCTGCCGCAGAGGCCTATGGCCTGGGCGTGCTGCCGTACTTCCCGCTGGCCAACGGCCTGCTGACCGGCAAGTACAGCTCTGGCCAGGCTCCCGAGGGCAGCCGCCTGACCCACTCCCGCACCAACCTGCTGCAGAACGCGGACTACGACCAGCTGCGCGAGTTCGGCGACTTTGCCAGGGACCGCGGGCTGACCGAGGTACAGGTCGCGTTCTCCTGGCTCGCATCCCGTCCTTCAGTTTCCTCGGTCATTGCCGGGGCGACCAGGCCCGAGCAGGTGCAGCAGAACGCTGAAGCGGCGTCATGGGTGCCTTCGGAGAAGGACCTGGAGGAACTGGACCGGATTTTCCCGCAGACGCCGAAGGTTGCTCTGTTCTAGTTCTTTGTCCCTGTTACCTTGGGACGGCCGGTGGGTCCGGAACGGCGGCAACGAAACTCCTGTGCTCGCAGAGCTCGCAAGGAGTATTAAAGCCGCCTAACCCGGACCCTCGCGGCCTTCTTCGGTTAGAGTGTTTCGGGGATTCTGCGCCCGGGAAAAAGCGTCGAGTATTGCCGCCGGTACATTCTGCGTCCGACCAGGCGGTAGGCGAGACGGATCGGCGGCGGGATCTCCTTGAACAGTTCTTTTCGGTCCTGGGGAGGATTGGTGGCCAGCACCATGCCGAGGTAGCTCACCAGAAACTTCTTGTCGAGCTGTCCGATCCCGTGCTCGCCGACCGCCTTCATTTCCTTTTCGTTCAGGACCCTGTCCACAACAGGTATCACCTCGGTGACTTCGCGGCGCAGGTGGACTTTGAGGAGATTGGACAGGTCCTCATAGCGTTCAGTGAGTGCCTCACTGGCCGCCTTGTCTGCTGTCTCCGTCCAGGGCCGCCGGACCGGTTCGATGTCATCAAGCCGGACCCTGACTTGCCGGTGCTGCTCCAGCATCTGGGCCACATGCAGTGCGCACCCCGGCGCCCGGCCGGCCAGCTGGGGATACATGAGCAGGTCCTCGCCCTCGTGGTGGCGTGCGCCGCCATCCTGCCCACCGCCGTGGTTGTGGGCGCCAGTCCGCTCGCACCATTGCCGCTGGCCATACTCTTTGGCCTCTGCGGCGCCGTTGCGCTGACGACGCTACCCATTACAGAGATCGCGGCGCGACGGGCGATGGGTGGACGGTTAAGCGGCACGGTCAGCACCACGTGCGCAGGCGTGAGGTCCGGGGCCCGCCGGCGAACACGTCACCCTCACCGCGAATAAGCGGGGGGAAAACATGCTTCTGGAGCAAGAGAGTGCATCGGAGTTTTCCTTACCCTGGACGAGAATCGTTGCGTTGATCACGAGTGTTCGCGCACGGTTCACCGGGACGCCGGTGCGTGTTCACCGCCGATTAACCTTGGCCGGATGAACTCGGAGAGTCCCAATTCGAGCACGACTCAGAGGTCTCATTGAATACCGAACTGCCCTCCAGTCCGCAGGTTCCTGCAGACGTTCCGCCCTCAGTCGGCGGATTGTTCAATTTCCGTGACGCGGCATCAGGAACCGGAACTCCGGGACTGCGCAGGGGACTGCTCTTCCGATCTGGAGCCCTGAATGACCTTGACGCTGCCGGTCTTGCTGAACTGGGTGCAGCACGGATCGCCACGGTGGTAGACCTGCGCGAGCCGGTGGAGGTTGCCTCGGCTCCGGATACTGTTCCGGCCGGAACGCGGGTGGTGAACATTCCGCTCTACTGCGGAAGCGTCCCTGTCTCCGAGCCGATCGAAGCCGTCTACCGGCATCTGCTGCAGAACTGCGCCCGGGCACTGACCAGCGCCGTCGGCGAGGTGATCCGGAACCTTGACGGCGGTGTCCTGGTGCACTGTGCTGCAGGGAAAGACCGCACCGGGCTGGTGGTCGCGCTGGTGCTCGACGCCGCCGGGGCCTCCCGCAGTGCCATTGTGGAGGACTACTCCCGCACCGAAGCGGCCCTTCCCTGTTCCTTCCGCCGGGCTGTACTGGCCCGGCTGGGTGGCCGGATCACCGATCCCGCGGAAATGGCCACCGCTGTCCGCCTGCATCTGGCCAGTCCGCAGGAGGTTCTGGACAGCGCACTGCAGGTCCTGGCTGAGGAGTCCTTCGAAGGTGAGACCGGTGCCGCTGCCTACCTGCTGCGGAACGGCTTGGATCGGGGAATGCTGGTCCGGGCCCGCGTCCTGCTGCACGGCATCGGAACTCCCGCGGCATGAGCGGGGACGGGTACACCCTGATCCACCTCACGGACACTCATTTGCGTCAGCCGGGTGAGCTGCTGTTTGGTGCCTTGGACACGTGGGCGCGCACCGCAGAGGCCCTGCGTGCTGCGGCCCGCTACCGGCCCGATGCCGTCGTGGTTACCGGTGACATCGCCGATTCCGGCGCGGATATCTACGCCGTCGCTTCCGGGCTTTTCACCCGGGCCAGGCGGGAGCTGGGCTGCCCAGTCATCGTGCTGCCCGGTAACCATGACGTTCCCGGCACCCGGGCATGGGCGGCAGAATTATTTACCGGTTCGCAGACAGATACAGGCCCCGGTCCGGGTAACGACGTGCATTTCGTGGGAGGACTGCGCCTCATCACGCTGGATTCGGATGATCCAGGCCGGCCCGCAGGACGGCTTACGGGAGCGCAGCTGCAATGGCTGGATGATGTCCTGGCCGAGCCTGCCCCCGACGGCACCGTACTGGCCCTGCACCATCCACCCATCGATTCATTGCTGCCGCAGCTGGCCGGCCGGGGCCTGGACAGGCCCGCAGAACTAGCCGGCGTGCTGGCCGGCACGGACGTCCGCGCCGTCCTGTGCGGGCACTACCACCATGCTCTGTCCGGTCGGCTGGGCGGTGTGCCGGTCTGGGTCGGCCCGGCGGTGTCCTACGGTCAGGATCTCTTCGCCCCACCGGAGACCGTGCAGGGCCTGGACAGCAGCTGGCTCTCGGTCATCCGGCTGGGCGAAAACAGCTTCAGCGCCGTCCCGGTGCCGCTTCTGCCCGCCGGAGCCTCGGTGTTCACCAACGCCGCCGTGCCCCCCGGGGCTGTCCCAGCCGCGGGTACCAGCCCTTCCACCCATCTCATCCCGGTGCCCGCAGGTGCACCTGGCCACCAATACCGGCAGCAGCCGTTGCTGCCGGATTCCCGAGGAGAAACCATTGCTGCAACGCACTAAGTACCCCGCCCTCGCCGTCGTCTCAGTTGCATCGCTGGCGTCGCTGGCTCTCCTGACCGCATGCAGCGGCAGCGCCGACGGCGCCGAAAACTCCCCGGCAGCCACAGCTTCCAGCACAGCGGCCGGCGCCACCGGCACCCTCACGGTGTACACCTCTGAGCCGCAGGCCAAGATTGATGAATTGGTCGCCGCCTACAACGAGGTCAATCCGGAGGTCAGCGTTGAGGTCTTCCGCGCCGGCACTGGGGAGCTGAAGACCCGGATCGCCACGGAGAAGGAGACTGGCGGCATCCAGGCCGACGTTATCCTCGCCGCCGACGTCCCCACGTTCGAGGCGTACGCCGCCGAGGGCGACCTGCAGGTCCTGGACATCGACAACGCCGGAGAATTGAACCAGGATATTGTCGACCCCGAGGGCTACTACGTGGGCACGCGCATTATTCCCACCGTCATCGCCTACAACACCACACTGGTGGACAGCGCCCCCGAGTCCTGGGCCGAACTGGCCGACGAGGAATACAAGGGCATGATCGCCATGCCGAACCCGGACGTGTCCGGTGCCGCTGCCTTCAACACCACCGTCTGGCTCGAAACCCCGGCCCTGGGTGAGAACTGGCTGAAGAACCTGATCA harbors:
- a CDS encoding tyrosine-protein phosphatase; protein product: MNTELPSSPQVPADVPPSVGGLFNFRDAASGTGTPGLRRGLLFRSGALNDLDAAGLAELGAARIATVVDLREPVEVASAPDTVPAGTRVVNIPLYCGSVPVSEPIEAVYRHLLQNCARALTSAVGEVIRNLDGGVLVHCAAGKDRTGLVVALVLDAAGASRSAIVEDYSRTEAALPCSFRRAVLARLGGRITDPAEMATAVRLHLASPQEVLDSALQVLAEESFEGETGAAAYLLRNGLDRGMLVRARVLLHGIGTPAA
- a CDS encoding aconitate hydratase — encoded protein: MSNVDSFGSKGVLDVNGNEYEIFRLNSVEGAQSLPFSLKVLLENLLRTEDGANITADHVRALAKWDANAEPSTEIQFTPARVIMQDFTGVPCIVDLATMREAVADLGGDPKRVNPLAPAEMVIDHSVQIDAFGNAGALERNMEIEYQRNGERYQFLRWGQTAFDDFKVVPPGMGIVHQVNIEYLARTVMTREVDGVLRAYPDTCVGTDSHTTMVNGLGVLGWGVGGIEAEAAMLGQPVSMLIPRVVGFKLTGEIPAGATATDVVLTITEMLRKHGVVGKFVEFYGEGVASVPLANRATIGNMSPEFGSTAAIFPIDDVTLDYLRLTGRSDENVALVEAYAKEQGLWHDPSKEIKYSEYLELDLSTVVPSIAGPKRPQDRVELTSAKQQFRADLKNYVHETVDAEDGTVDEALEETFPASDAPSFAAGSTKIQDKEHDLVKKSDAPAERSVNKVPVTMADGRSFELDHGAVTIASITSCTNTSNPSVMMAAAVLARNAVEKGLVAQPWVKTSVAPGSKVVTDYYEKSGLIPYLEKLGFFVVGYGCATCIGNSGPLEEEISEAINEADLAVTAVLSGNRNFEGRINPDVKMNYLASPPLVVAYALAGTMDFDFENDALGQDADGNDIFLKDIWPNPVEVQEIIDASIDKEMFTDSYGTIFEGDDRWKSLPTPEGATFEWDTESTYVRKPPYFEGMKAQPEPVENIEGARVLLKLGDSVTTDHISPAGSFKSDTPAGKYLLEHGVARKDFNSYGSRRGNHEVMIRGTFANIRIKNQLLDGVEGGFTRDFSQADAPQAAVYDAAMNYQAAGTPLVVLAGKEYGSGSSRDWAAKGTALLGVKAVIAESYERIHRSNLIGMGVLPLQYPAGVNAESLGLTGTETFSVEGVTELNNGTTPKTVKVTAVPESGEAITFDAVLRIDTPGEADYYRNGGILQYVLRQISAK
- the dxs gene encoding 1-deoxy-D-xylulose-5-phosphate synthase, yielding MGLLETIRDPQDLSKLSDAQLSALAGEIRSFLITNVAQTGGHLGPNLGVVELTMGIHRVFDSPRDSIVFDTGHQSYVHKILTGRQDFSTLRQQGGLSGYPSRAESVHDIVESSHASSSLSWADGISRARQLTGEGDRYTVVMVGDGALTGGMAWEALNNIAADQRRRVVIVVNDNGRSYAPTIGGVADYLASLRPTIDAVRTHQMYENTMDWWKGRLQNGGPVGRFAYHSLHAAKKGVKDWWAPQGLFEDLGMKYVGPIDGHDLAAVEQALVKAKNFGGPVIVHAITEKGHGYAPARAHVEDQFHAVGVIDPETGAPVSAGGKQSWTSVFATEIAEIADERKDIVGITGAMLIPVGLHRMAEKHPERVFDVGIAEQHALTSAAGMAYGGLHPVVALYATFLNRAFDQLLMDIALHKAGVTIVLDRAGVTGPDGASHHGMWDMSMLQIVPGLHLAAPRDATRLKEELREAVAISDAPSVVRFSKGTVGPDVDAEDSTEDGVDILARRPSGDSRNDVLIVSVGAMAEMALDVADRLGAQGISSTVVDPRWVLPVPRSIIRLAAEHRIVIVIEDGVRAGGVGSRIRQEMRAAGVDTALNEVGLPAEFLDHGTRAEVLERVGLTARQVASDVVGQVLGTKVPFARPLPGQPAPTGQIPKIK
- a CDS encoding ABC transporter substrate-binding protein → MLQRTKYPALAVVSVASLASLALLTACSGSADGAENSPAATASSTAAGATGTLTVYTSEPQAKIDELVAAYNEVNPEVSVEVFRAGTGELKTRIATEKETGGIQADVILAADVPTFEAYAAEGDLQVLDIDNAGELNQDIVDPEGYYVGTRIIPTVIAYNTTLVDSAPESWAELADEEYKGMIAMPNPDVSGAAAFNTTVWLETPALGENWLKNLIKNEPTVLESNGPVGQAVAAGTSGIGIVVDYVARELAAKGSPLSLSYPSDGVPYVSQPAGVFNDSKNPDAANEFVEFLVSKEGQELAVAQSYLPVREDAGVPSGAPSLADLELLNPDLAVIAEKQASAVAKFNDLLK
- a CDS encoding metallophosphoesterase: MSGDGYTLIHLTDTHLRQPGELLFGALDTWARTAEALRAAARYRPDAVVVTGDIADSGADIYAVASGLFTRARRELGCPVIVLPGNHDVPGTRAWAAELFTGSQTDTGPGPGNDVHFVGGLRLITLDSDDPGRPAGRLTGAQLQWLDDVLAEPAPDGTVLALHHPPIDSLLPQLAGRGLDRPAELAGVLAGTDVRAVLCGHYHHALSGRLGGVPVWVGPAVSYGQDLFAPPETVQGLDSSWLSVIRLGENSFSAVPVPLLPAGASVFTNAAVPPGAVPAAGTSPSTHLIPVPAGAPGHQYRQQPLLPDSRGETIAATH
- a CDS encoding aldo/keto reductase gives rise to the protein MTTYNRLGTSGLTVSTVGLGCNNLGRAGTATESQEGTDAVVHTAVDAGITLFDTADTYGAEPGLSEIRLGKALGSRRGDVVVATKFGMDMQGANGPDFGARGSRRYIVTAAEASLRRLGTDWIDLYQFHTPDPLTPIDETLAALDDLVTSGKVRYIGHSNRSGWQIAEAEFTARIKGTTRFISAQNHYNLLDRRAELEVTPAAEAYGLGVLPYFPLANGLLTGKYSSGQAPEGSRLTHSRTNLLQNADYDQLREFGDFARDRGLTEVQVAFSWLASRPSVSSVIAGATRPEQVQQNAEAASWVPSEKDLEELDRIFPQTPKVALF
- a CDS encoding SDR family oxidoreductase, whose product is MPNDLPELAVTGATGALGGMVARLLAEADVPQRLLARHTARMPHLPNTPVFATSYADREHAERALQGVKTLFMVSAAENPYRAQDQRTFIDAAKEAGVQHVVYTSFMGAAPHDVFTLGRDHWDTEEYIKANGLKYTFLRNCFYQDILPSFAGRDGVIRGPAADGKFAPVARSDVARSAARILTFPREHEDRIYTLTGPQAITMEQVAKILSRVTGEDITYHAESLDEAVESRRRAGASDWQAVAWATSYAAIATGELSQVSDDVALLTGVAPLSFEDHLLREE